In the genome of Saccharomonospora viridis DSM 43017, one region contains:
- a CDS encoding DUF2993 domain-containing protein, which produces MKRIVIVLVVLVGLLVGADFGAATFAEHTVSQKAREQLGLDQDPAVSIHGFPFTLQAISGEYDHISITADGVRVQELQDISVRANLHDVKAPMSDLTSGNVDNIKIGRLVGEITLKASDIARVAPLTNIDDLRIEPSSKAYVLHGEGVDEEKAAEIEESGDDSTAGVRLSGKADVAGERIEIFAFAMIELDGTTIRITPHRLQFGNDKETTVVPEEVQQALLPNFEADINAGDMPFTVTPTAIHVASGSLTLHGEAENVTFAGVSDTFGG; this is translated from the coding sequence GTGAAGCGCATCGTGATCGTCCTGGTCGTGCTGGTGGGCCTGCTGGTGGGCGCCGATTTCGGGGCGGCCACGTTCGCCGAACACACGGTGTCCCAGAAAGCGCGTGAACAACTCGGGTTGGATCAGGACCCCGCGGTGTCGATTCACGGCTTTCCGTTCACGCTCCAAGCGATTTCCGGCGAATACGATCACATCAGCATCACCGCCGACGGAGTGCGTGTCCAAGAACTGCAGGACATCTCCGTGCGGGCCAATCTGCACGACGTGAAAGCACCGATGTCCGATCTCACCTCGGGCAACGTCGACAACATCAAGATCGGTCGGCTCGTGGGTGAGATCACGCTGAAGGCGAGCGACATCGCCCGCGTCGCCCCGTTGACCAACATCGACGATCTCCGCATCGAACCGTCGTCGAAGGCGTACGTGCTCCACGGCGAGGGTGTCGACGAGGAGAAGGCCGCGGAGATCGAGGAGAGCGGTGACGACTCCACGGCGGGTGTGCGCCTGTCCGGCAAGGCCGACGTCGCGGGCGAGCGCATCGAGATCTTCGCCTTCGCCATGATCGAGCTGGACGGGACCACGATCCGGATCACGCCGCACCGACTGCAGTTCGGCAACGACAAGGAGACCACCGTCGTCCCCGAAGAGGTCCAACAGGCGTTGCTGCCGAACTTCGAGGCCGACATCAACGCCGGGGACATGCCGTTCACGGTGACCCCCACCGCGATCCATGTCGCCTCCGGCTCGCTGACCCTGCACGGCGAGGCCGAGAACGTCACGTTCGCCGGCGTCTCCGACACGTTCGGCGGCTGA
- a CDS encoding TlpA family protein disulfide reductase has translation MTGLWVLVATLVAGVLTGGLLRSRQGRVRRSAEEATGPPSLPGPVSDALVADAVTLVQLSTTFCAPCRHARAVLARVAETTDGVAHVELDITDRPEVAEALRVLRTPTTIAFDPTGRELLRISGVPKPATLRTALAPHIRPTE, from the coding sequence GTGACCGGACTGTGGGTGCTGGTGGCAACGCTCGTGGCGGGCGTGCTCACCGGTGGACTGCTGCGGTCCCGCCAGGGGAGGGTGCGGCGCAGCGCCGAGGAGGCCACCGGGCCCCCCTCCCTACCGGGACCCGTGTCCGACGCGCTCGTGGCCGACGCCGTCACCCTCGTGCAGCTGTCCACCACGTTCTGCGCACCGTGTCGACATGCCCGAGCCGTACTGGCGAGGGTCGCCGAGACCACCGACGGTGTCGCGCACGTGGAACTCGACATCACCGACCGACCGGAGGTGGCGGAGGCGCTGCGGGTGCTGCGCACGCCCACCACGATCGCGTTCGATCCGACGGGTAGGGAGCTGCTGCGGATCAGCGGCGTGCCGAAACCGGCCACACTACGCACGGCACTGGCCCCTCACATACGTCCCACAGAATGA
- a CDS encoding DUF4395 domain-containing protein, whose product MSAPASVDPRGPRFAAVVTTVVLAIVLFTEWWPLLAAQTVVFALGAFAGLRFAPYSVLYRALIAPKLRPTTEREDAAPLRFAQAVGFAFALVGTIGYATGLPTVGVIATAFALFAAFLNAAFNLCLGCEVYLLLQRVTPRTKRMNA is encoded by the coding sequence ATGTCCGCGCCGGCGTCGGTGGACCCCCGCGGCCCCCGGTTCGCGGCCGTGGTCACCACGGTCGTCCTCGCGATCGTGCTGTTCACCGAATGGTGGCCACTGCTCGCGGCCCAGACCGTGGTCTTCGCGCTCGGCGCTTTCGCCGGTCTCCGTTTCGCCCCGTACTCGGTGCTGTACCGCGCGCTGATCGCGCCGAAGTTGCGGCCGACGACCGAACGCGAGGACGCCGCACCGCTACGTTTCGCCCAGGCCGTCGGGTTCGCCTTCGCACTCGTCGGAACGATCGGCTACGCGACGGGGCTGCCCACGGTGGGTGTGATCGCGACGGCGTTCGCCCTGTTCGCCGCGTTCCTCAACGCGGCCTTCAACCTCTGCCTGGGTTGCGAGGTGTACCTGCTGCTCCAACGGGTCACACCACGGACCAAGCGCATGAACGCCTGA
- a CDS encoding sulfurtransferase → MSREDVLVTVEWAEQNLDTPGVVFAEVDEDTTAYDSGHIPGAVKFDWKNELQDPKRRDIVDRQGFEELLSAKGIANDDLVILYGGNNNWFAAYAYWYFKLYGHEKVKLLDGGRKKWELDGRPLTTEVVERERTNYTAKEQDHSLRAFRDEVVEAINVKNLVDVRSPDEFSGKLLAPAHLPQEGALRAGHVPSAINVPWSKAANEDGTFKSNEELEQLYKEAGLDPSKPTIAYCRIGERSSHTWFALHELLGLKDVKNYDGSWSEYGSLVGVPVETGEQS, encoded by the coding sequence ATGAGCCGTGAAGACGTGCTTGTCACCGTCGAGTGGGCCGAGCAGAACCTCGACACCCCGGGTGTGGTGTTCGCCGAGGTCGACGAGGACACGACCGCCTACGACAGCGGGCACATCCCGGGTGCCGTGAAGTTCGACTGGAAGAACGAGCTGCAGGATCCGAAGCGACGTGACATCGTCGACCGGCAGGGCTTCGAGGAACTGCTGTCCGCCAAGGGCATCGCCAACGACGACCTGGTGATCCTCTACGGCGGCAACAACAACTGGTTCGCCGCCTACGCCTACTGGTACTTCAAGCTCTACGGCCACGAGAAGGTGAAACTGCTCGACGGCGGCCGGAAGAAGTGGGAGCTCGACGGTCGTCCGCTGACGACCGAGGTGGTCGAGCGGGAGCGCACGAACTACACCGCTAAGGAGCAGGACCACTCGCTGCGCGCGTTCCGTGACGAGGTCGTCGAGGCCATCAACGTCAAGAACCTGGTGGACGTCCGGTCCCCCGACGAGTTCTCCGGCAAGCTGTTGGCACCGGCTCACCTGCCACAGGAGGGGGCGCTGCGGGCCGGTCACGTCCCGAGTGCGATCAACGTACCGTGGTCCAAGGCGGCCAACGAGGACGGCACCTTCAAGTCCAACGAGGAGCTGGAGCAGCTGTACAAGGAGGCGGGGTTGGACCCGTCCAAGCCGACCATCGCCTACTGCCGTATCGGTGAGCGCTCCAGCCACACCTGGTTCGCCCTGCACGAGTTGCTGGGGTTGAAGGACGTGAAGAACTACGACGGTTCGTGGTCCGAGTACGGCTCGCTGGTCGGCGTGCCGGTGGAGACGGGAGAGCAGTCATGA
- a CDS encoding DUF1416 domain-containing protein — MTNGCGAPVQTSTAVDEDTRGQVVVTGKVTGADGPLGGAFVRLLDGNGEFTGEVQASPEGDFRFYAAPGTWTVRALHRTGSGEASVRADGPGVHRVAVTIG, encoded by the coding sequence ATGACGAACGGTTGCGGAGCGCCGGTGCAGACGTCGACGGCCGTCGACGAGGACACGCGCGGGCAGGTCGTGGTGACGGGCAAGGTCACGGGCGCGGACGGTCCACTGGGCGGCGCGTTCGTGCGTCTGCTCGACGGCAACGGCGAGTTCACCGGAGAGGTGCAGGCGTCACCGGAGGGCGATTTCCGGTTCTACGCCGCACCGGGCACGTGGACGGTGCGCGCGCTGCACCGAACGGGCAGTGGTGAGGCCTCTGTGCGGGCCGACGGTCCCGGGGTGCACCGAGTGGCCGTCACGATCGGCTGA
- a CDS encoding FABP family protein produces MTSGDDAIRAAAERAEKTAHRNLPQLEDLPIPGDTANLREGASLDDACLALLPLVGVWRGEGEVSYPTLDRSYRFAQQITISHDGRPFLYHEARSWLLDENGEVLRLAARETGWWRPQPDDTIELLLAHSTGIVELYYGKPRSQTAWELGTDAVVRTASAKEVTAAKRLYGIVNNGDLGYVEERAMQGHPMAPHCSAVLQRVVG; encoded by the coding sequence ATGACAAGCGGCGACGACGCGATTCGAGCTGCCGCGGAACGCGCGGAGAAGACCGCACACCGCAACCTTCCGCAGCTTGAGGACCTCCCCATCCCCGGCGACACGGCGAACCTGCGGGAAGGGGCCAGTCTGGACGACGCCTGCCTCGCGCTCCTTCCGTTGGTGGGCGTGTGGCGGGGCGAGGGTGAGGTCAGCTACCCCACGCTCGATCGTTCGTACCGCTTCGCTCAGCAGATCACGATCTCCCACGACGGCAGGCCGTTCCTCTACCACGAGGCGCGCTCGTGGCTGCTCGACGAGAACGGTGAGGTGCTGCGTCTCGCCGCCCGTGAGACGGGCTGGTGGCGGCCACAGCCCGACGACACCATCGAGCTGCTGCTCGCCCACTCCACGGGCATCGTGGAGCTGTACTACGGCAAGCCGAGGAGCCAGACCGCGTGGGAACTGGGTACCGACGCGGTGGTGCGGACGGCCAGTGCCAAGGAGGTCACCGCCGCCAAACGGCTGTACGGCATCGTCAACAACGGCGACCTCGGTTACGTCGAGGAACGCGCCATGCAGGGGCACCCCATGGCGCCGCACTGCTCGGCGGTGTTGCAGAGGGTCGTCGGCTGA
- a CDS encoding aminodeoxychorismate lyase, producing MRVLAFLDGTLGDPAQPYVRVDNTGVLRGDGVFETVLVVDGKPRELGPHLDRLARSAALLDLPEPDLEAWERAVQTVIDNWRGPSEIAVKLVYTRGAEGDPDVEPLCYALGMEIDEKIKRARAEGIAAVTLDRGFGPDIAERAPWLLLGAKTLSYAVNMAALREAERRGAQDVIFTATDGSVLEGPTSTVLMAKGRTLYTPPPNIGILPGTTQRSVFRAAQKAGWTVKSEPISADELVSADGVFLASSVRKVTRVHTLNGKPLADSRDIHAELCEAYEAQYA from the coding sequence ATGCGCGTACTGGCCTTCCTCGACGGCACCCTCGGCGATCCAGCACAGCCCTACGTCCGCGTCGACAACACCGGTGTGCTCCGAGGCGACGGCGTCTTCGAAACGGTCCTCGTCGTGGACGGCAAGCCCAGGGAACTCGGTCCGCACCTCGACCGCCTGGCACGTTCCGCGGCCCTGCTCGACCTCCCCGAGCCCGACCTGGAGGCGTGGGAGCGAGCGGTCCAGACCGTGATCGACAACTGGCGGGGACCGTCCGAGATCGCGGTGAAGCTCGTCTACACCCGAGGGGCGGAAGGTGACCCCGACGTCGAACCGCTGTGCTACGCGCTGGGCATGGAGATCGACGAGAAGATCAAACGTGCCCGCGCCGAGGGGATCGCGGCCGTCACGCTCGACCGCGGCTTCGGACCGGACATCGCCGAACGCGCCCCCTGGCTGCTCCTGGGGGCCAAGACGCTGTCGTACGCGGTGAACATGGCGGCGCTGCGGGAGGCCGAACGCCGAGGCGCCCAGGACGTCATCTTCACCGCCACCGACGGATCGGTGCTGGAGGGCCCGACCTCCACCGTGCTCATGGCGAAGGGACGCACGCTCTACACGCCCCCGCCCAACATCGGCATCCTGCCCGGAACCACCCAGCGCAGTGTCTTCCGGGCCGCGCAGAAGGCGGGCTGGACGGTGAAGTCGGAACCGATCTCAGCCGATGAACTCGTCTCGGCCGACGGTGTCTTCCTGGCCTCGTCCGTGCGGAAGGTGACCAGGGTGCACACGTTGAACGGGAAGCCGCTGGCCGACTCGCGGGACATCCACGCCGAGCTGTGCGAGGCCTACGAGGCGCAATACGCCTGA
- a CDS encoding YgfZ/GcvT domain-containing protein, producing the protein MAYESPLLRRPGVVAPPEDHPEAGVPWHWGDPFAEQRTASRGVAVVDRSHREIITVTGEDRLSWLHLVISQHVTELPEGEGTEALVLDSHGRIDAHMVLAYVDGTVYLDTDPGAQATTALPKGGEKQPLLDYFEAMKFWSKVDIRDATDEWALLTLLGPEVSTMLSRFDIELDTRPYAVTRFSGGIARRMPWPGPSSVDLLIPRSELVDWWTKLTDAGARPAGTWAFDALRVESLRPKLGVDTDERTIPHEVNWIGSAAHVAKGCYRGQETVAKVHNVGKPPRNMVLLHLDGSQEIYPETGDPVLRGDRTVGRVGSVAQHHELGPIALALLKRSTPADAELLAGTEDRVVQASIDPDSLPREHTAPGREAARRLRG; encoded by the coding sequence ATGGCGTATGAGTCTCCGCTGCTGAGGCGTCCCGGCGTCGTCGCACCCCCCGAAGACCACCCCGAGGCGGGCGTGCCGTGGCATTGGGGTGATCCGTTCGCCGAGCAGCGCACGGCGAGCCGTGGTGTCGCGGTCGTCGACAGGTCGCACAGGGAGATCATCACGGTGACGGGCGAGGATCGCCTGTCGTGGCTGCACCTGGTCATCTCGCAACACGTCACCGAACTGCCGGAGGGCGAGGGCACCGAAGCCCTGGTGCTGGACAGCCACGGCCGTATCGACGCGCACATGGTCCTGGCGTATGTGGACGGCACCGTCTACCTCGACACCGACCCCGGTGCCCAGGCCACGACGGCGTTGCCCAAGGGCGGTGAGAAACAGCCGCTGCTGGACTACTTCGAGGCCATGAAGTTCTGGTCGAAGGTCGACATCCGCGACGCCACGGACGAGTGGGCGTTGCTGACCCTGCTCGGGCCCGAGGTGTCCACCATGCTCTCGCGGTTCGACATCGAACTCGACACACGCCCGTACGCCGTGACCCGGTTCTCCGGTGGGATCGCACGGCGGATGCCGTGGCCGGGACCCTCGAGTGTGGACCTGCTGATCCCGCGTTCCGAACTGGTCGACTGGTGGACCAAACTCACCGACGCCGGAGCGCGTCCCGCCGGGACATGGGCGTTCGACGCGCTGCGGGTGGAGTCGCTACGGCCGAAACTGGGCGTCGACACCGACGAACGCACGATCCCGCACGAGGTGAACTGGATCGGGTCGGCGGCTCACGTGGCCAAGGGTTGCTACCGCGGCCAGGAAACCGTCGCCAAGGTGCACAACGTGGGCAAACCGCCGCGCAACATGGTGTTGCTGCACCTCGACGGCTCGCAGGAGATCTACCCGGAGACGGGCGATCCGGTGCTCCGCGGCGACCGCACCGTGGGCCGGGTCGGGAGCGTGGCCCAGCACCACGAACTCGGTCCCATCGCGCTCGCGCTGCTCAAACGTTCCACCCCGGCGGACGCCGAACTGCTGGCTGGGACCGAGGACAGGGTCGTCCAGGCGTCGATCGATCCCGATTCACTGCCCCGGGAGCACACGGCCCCCGGACGGGAGGCGGCGCGGCGGTTGCGGGGATGA
- a CDS encoding asparaginase, with protein MSFATSNPVLVEVVRSGFVESVHRGAVVVTAPDGSVRAAVGDVETPVFPRSTNKPFQALGMLEAGLEIEDVDLALVCASHAGETGHIERALSILAAAGLGEDDLLCPPEPRPAAMNCSGKHAGMLTTCVQRGWSTADYTDPEHPLQRIIADKVVELTGEKIAAVGVDGCGAPLFAFSLTGLAKAFGTASGTRVGEVMRAHPWLVAGSGREDTLLMMSVPGLLAKGGAEGVHAMTLPDGTTVACKIDDGASRARGPLLAAVLRALDAWPTNPAAQAVVDGLSRGSGLVLGAGREVGELRVTAEFERELNRQLSA; from the coding sequence ATGAGCTTCGCGACGAGCAACCCGGTGCTGGTCGAGGTCGTGCGGTCGGGATTCGTGGAGAGCGTGCACAGAGGTGCCGTCGTCGTGACGGCCCCCGACGGCTCGGTTCGAGCGGCGGTCGGGGACGTTGAGACGCCGGTGTTCCCCCGTTCGACGAACAAGCCGTTCCAGGCGTTGGGCATGCTCGAAGCCGGGCTGGAGATCGAGGACGTCGATCTCGCGCTCGTGTGCGCGTCGCACGCGGGTGAGACTGGCCACATCGAGCGGGCGCTGTCGATCCTGGCCGCGGCGGGGCTCGGGGAGGACGACCTGCTCTGCCCACCCGAACCACGACCGGCTGCCATGAACTGTTCCGGCAAACACGCCGGGATGCTCACCACGTGCGTGCAACGTGGCTGGTCCACCGCCGACTACACCGATCCCGAACACCCGTTGCAGCGGATCATCGCCGACAAGGTGGTGGAACTGACCGGTGAGAAGATCGCGGCGGTGGGGGTGGACGGCTGTGGCGCCCCCTTGTTCGCGTTCTCGCTCACGGGCCTGGCGAAGGCGTTCGGGACGGCCTCCGGAACCCGGGTGGGTGAGGTCATGCGCGCCCATCCGTGGCTGGTGGCGGGCAGTGGCCGAGAGGACACCCTGCTGATGATGTCCGTACCGGGCCTGCTCGCGAAGGGCGGTGCCGAGGGCGTCCACGCCATGACCCTGCCCGACGGCACCACGGTGGCCTGCAAGATCGACGACGGGGCGTCCCGTGCCCGCGGTCCACTGTTGGCCGCCGTGCTGCGGGCCTTGGACGCGTGGCCGACCAATCCCGCGGCGCAGGCCGTGGTCGACGGGCTGAGCCGCGGTTCCGGCCTGGTGCTGGGCGCCGGCCGCGAGGTCGGTGAGCTCCGCGTGACGGCCGAGTTCGAGCGGGAACTGAACCGGCAGCTGTCGGCCTGA
- a CDS encoding DUF3073 domain-containing protein, producing MGRGRAKAKQTKVARELKYSVPPTDFDALQRELSGKSSNDSHEDEDRYEDPYDDGYDDYRR from the coding sequence ATGGGGCGCGGCCGAGCTAAGGCCAAGCAGACAAAAGTGGCCCGGGAGCTCAAGTACAGCGTTCCCCCCACGGACTTCGATGCACTGCAGCGTGAGCTGTCGGGCAAGTCGTCCAACGACAGCCACGAGGACGAGGACCGGTACGAGGACCCGTACGACGACGGGTACGACGATTACCGCCGCTGA
- a CDS encoding Gfo/Idh/MocA family protein → MNARVRVGLVGAGSWARRVHAPGLADHPDTVLSAVWTRRPEAAAALADEHGARACGSFAELLERVDAVALAVPPSVQPELAVAAAEAGKHLILEKPLATSVEQAQRVARAVSEAGVVALVLLTLRYARRTRDWLAELAETGGWTGGSARWLSGALLGDQYGRAAWRHEIGALGDIGPHVFDLMSAALGDITSVVAARCDDNGLWHVMVEHAGGATSTASLASRLPIMPTAIEFAVYGEHGLRVLGREPDSQAASYAALLDDFTAMIDSGVREHPCDVHRGVHLQRILAECHELAGR, encoded by the coding sequence GTGAACGCGCGGGTGAGAGTCGGACTCGTCGGCGCGGGGTCGTGGGCCAGGCGAGTGCACGCCCCCGGTCTTGCCGACCATCCCGACACCGTACTGAGCGCCGTGTGGACCCGCCGGCCCGAGGCTGCGGCCGCGTTGGCGGACGAGCACGGTGCCAGGGCATGCGGTAGTTTCGCCGAGTTGCTCGAACGGGTGGACGCCGTCGCCCTCGCCGTCCCGCCCTCCGTGCAGCCCGAACTGGCCGTCGCCGCGGCCGAGGCGGGTAAACACCTGATCCTGGAGAAACCGCTCGCCACCAGCGTGGAGCAAGCCCAACGGGTCGCCCGGGCGGTCTCCGAAGCAGGTGTCGTGGCCCTCGTGCTGCTCACCCTGCGCTACGCCCGACGTACTCGCGACTGGCTTGCCGAACTCGCCGAAACGGGCGGATGGACCGGTGGAAGCGCCAGGTGGCTGTCGGGTGCGTTACTCGGCGACCAATACGGACGTGCCGCGTGGCGCCACGAGATCGGCGCACTCGGCGACATCGGCCCGCATGTCTTCGACCTGATGTCCGCTGCTTTGGGTGACATCACCTCGGTCGTAGCGGCGCGCTGTGACGACAACGGGCTGTGGCACGTCATGGTGGAACACGCCGGAGGGGCGACGAGCACGGCGAGCCTGGCCTCCCGCCTGCCGATCATGCCGACGGCCATCGAGTTCGCAGTGTACGGCGAACACGGACTCCGCGTCCTGGGCCGGGAACCCGACTCCCAGGCGGCGTCGTACGCGGCGCTGCTGGACGACTTCACCGCGATGATCGACAGCGGTGTACGGGAACACCCCTGCGACGTGCACAGGGGTGTTCACCTGCAACGCATCCTGGCCGAATGCCACGAACTCGCGGGACGGTGA
- a CDS encoding tripartite tricarboxylate transporter permease, whose product MDFASSLSNLVDGFGTALTPANLLFAAVGVVGGTAIGVLPGIGPAMAVALLLPVTYGLEPTGAFIMFAGIYYGGMFGGSTTSILLNTPGESASVVAAIEGYPMAKRGRAPQALAASAIGNFVGGLIGTIALVLLAPIVASLAVGIGAPDYFAVMVLAFVAVTSVLGRSRIRGFASLLVGLTIGLIGLDQMTGQARLTFGSLHLTDGVDVVVVAVGLFAVGEALWVAAHLRNKPERPLPAGRPWLGAADLRRTWKPWLRGPAIGFPFGAIPAGGAEIPTFLSYITEKRLSKRKDEFGNGAIEGVAGPESTASASAAGTMTTMLTLGLPTTAVTAVMLAAFQQYGIQPGPLLFEHEADLVWALVASLFVGLVLLLVINLPMAPLWAKLLHIPRPYLYAGILFFASVGAYAVGGQVLDLLLLFAIGVIGFTMRRFGLPVLPAVIGVILGPAAELQMRRALQISNGDLTGLVNSPMAAVVYVIVALILLWPVLRGVVRSRRRAKTPTG is encoded by the coding sequence GTGGACTTCGCATCGTCTTTGTCGAACCTGGTCGACGGCTTCGGCACCGCTCTCACCCCGGCGAACCTGTTGTTCGCCGCGGTCGGTGTCGTCGGAGGCACCGCCATCGGTGTCCTGCCGGGCATCGGTCCGGCGATGGCCGTGGCCTTGTTGCTTCCCGTCACCTACGGGTTGGAGCCGACGGGGGCGTTCATCATGTTCGCCGGGATCTACTACGGCGGCATGTTCGGCGGGTCGACGACGTCGATCCTGCTCAACACCCCTGGGGAGAGCGCCTCGGTGGTGGCCGCCATCGAGGGGTATCCGATGGCCAAACGCGGTCGGGCCCCGCAGGCCCTCGCGGCGTCCGCGATCGGCAATTTCGTCGGTGGCCTGATCGGCACGATCGCGCTGGTGCTGTTGGCTCCGATAGTGGCGTCGCTGGCCGTCGGGATCGGCGCGCCCGACTACTTCGCCGTGATGGTGTTGGCGTTCGTGGCCGTCACGTCCGTGCTCGGTCGTTCGCGCATCCGCGGGTTCGCGTCGCTGCTGGTGGGGCTGACCATAGGACTCATCGGACTCGACCAGATGACGGGCCAGGCCCGACTCACGTTCGGTTCCCTGCACTTGACCGACGGCGTCGACGTCGTGGTCGTCGCGGTGGGGCTGTTCGCCGTCGGCGAGGCCCTGTGGGTGGCGGCGCACCTGCGGAACAAACCCGAACGGCCGCTGCCGGCCGGACGGCCGTGGCTCGGTGCCGCCGACCTCCGCCGCACCTGGAAGCCGTGGCTGCGCGGCCCGGCGATCGGTTTCCCGTTCGGGGCCATCCCAGCCGGTGGTGCCGAGATCCCGACCTTCTTGTCCTACATCACCGAGAAGCGGTTGTCGAAGCGCAAGGACGAGTTCGGCAACGGGGCCATCGAAGGGGTGGCGGGTCCGGAGTCCACGGCCAGCGCCTCGGCGGCGGGAACCATGACGACCATGCTCACGCTCGGCCTGCCGACCACGGCGGTCACCGCGGTGATGCTGGCCGCGTTCCAGCAGTACGGCATCCAACCCGGGCCGTTGCTGTTCGAACACGAGGCCGACCTGGTCTGGGCGCTCGTGGCGAGCCTGTTCGTCGGGTTGGTCCTGCTGTTGGTGATCAATCTGCCGATGGCGCCGTTGTGGGCGAAGCTGCTGCACATCCCTCGGCCGTACCTGTACGCGGGGATCCTGTTCTTCGCCTCGGTCGGCGCCTACGCCGTGGGAGGGCAGGTTTTGGACCTGTTGCTGTTGTTCGCGATCGGCGTGATCGGGTTCACGATGCGCCGGTTCGGGCTACCCGTGCTGCCCGCGGTCATCGGCGTGATCCTCGGGCCCGCCGCCGAGCTGCAGATGCGTAGGGCTTTGCAGATCAGCAACGGCGACCTCACCGGCCTGGTGAACTCGCCGATGGCGGCGGTGGTCTACGTGATCGTCGCTTTGATCCTGCTTTGGCCCGTGCTGCGCGGCGTGGTGAGGTCCAGACGTCGCGCGAAGACACCCACCGGGTGA
- a CDS encoding tripartite tricarboxylate transporter TctB family protein translates to MNSSTENATDLSTVEGTSPEDSRRSWWREHSELGLCAFLFALGVLVLVDALTLPTDFAQRGPLGPKAVPVIVGTLLLVVSALLARDVLRGGRGEAEAGEDIDLSMPTDMRTVLLLSGAFLANAALIDLLGFPASSALMFWGAAYALGSRNPVRDPLIAAVLSVVTWFLFNELLGVSLPGGPLMEVL, encoded by the coding sequence ATGAACTCGTCCACCGAGAACGCCACCGACCTGTCCACCGTCGAGGGGACCTCCCCCGAGGATTCCCGGCGCAGCTGGTGGCGGGAACACTCCGAACTGGGGCTGTGCGCGTTCCTGTTCGCTCTCGGGGTGCTCGTCCTCGTCGACGCGCTGACCCTGCCCACCGACTTCGCCCAGCGTGGTCCTCTGGGTCCCAAGGCCGTGCCGGTGATCGTGGGCACGCTTCTGCTCGTGGTCTCGGCGCTGTTGGCCCGCGACGTCCTCCGTGGGGGACGGGGTGAGGCCGAGGCCGGTGAGGACATCGACCTGTCGATGCCCACCGACATGAGAACGGTGCTGTTGCTGTCCGGTGCGTTCCTTGCCAACGCCGCGCTGATCGACCTCCTCGGCTTCCCCGCTTCGTCGGCGCTGATGTTCTGGGGCGCCGCGTACGCGTTGGGCAGCCGTAACCCGGTGCGCGACCCGCTGATCGCCGCGGTGCTGTCGGTGGTGACGTGGTTCCTGTTCAACGAGCTGTTGGGTGTGTCCCTGCCCGGTGGTCCCCTGATGGAGGTGCTGTAG